One stretch of Sphingobacteriales bacterium DNA includes these proteins:
- a CDS encoding branched-chain amino acid aminotransferase, giving the protein MSEIKWGELPFGYFKTDYNVRSYYRNGQWGELEISSSEYISVHIAATGLHYGQESFEGLKAFCGVDGKIRVFRWEENCKRMASSSHGIMMAEVPAELFKKAVWTAVKMNRKYVPPYGTGASLYIRPLLFGSGAEVGVKPASEYLFLVFVTPVGPYFKEGFKPVSFLLTEEFDRAAPLGTGHIKVGGNYAAGLRAMKKAHDGGFANVLFLDAKEKKYIDEAGPANFFGIKGNTYITPDSPTILPSITNKSLCRIAEDIGMKVERRPIPVEELSEFDEAGACGTAAIISPIKRIVDDKTGKEYLFGNGTEAGPWSTKLYKTLLGIQYGEIEDKYGWTEVVEM; this is encoded by the coding sequence ATGAGTGAAATAAAATGGGGAGAATTACCCTTTGGTTATTTTAAAACCGATTACAATGTCCGCTCATACTACAGAAACGGACAATGGGGAGAGCTGGAAATAAGCAGCTCTGAATACATTTCTGTACATATTGCTGCCACAGGATTGCATTATGGTCAGGAAAGTTTTGAGGGTTTGAAAGCCTTTTGTGGTGTTGATGGGAAGATACGGGTTTTCAGGTGGGAAGAAAACTGTAAACGTATGGCAAGTTCATCTCATGGTATCATGATGGCAGAAGTTCCTGCAGAACTATTTAAAAAAGCTGTTTGGACAGCTGTTAAAATGAACAGGAAATATGTTCCACCTTATGGTACCGGAGCTTCACTTTACATTCGTCCTTTGTTGTTTGGTTCGGGTGCGGAAGTAGGTGTAAAACCTGCCTCAGAATATTTGTTTTTGGTATTTGTAACTCCTGTTGGCCCTTATTTTAAAGAAGGATTTAAACCTGTAAGTTTCCTTCTGACAGAAGAATTTGACCGTGCAGCACCTTTAGGAACCGGTCATATTAAAGTTGGAGGTAACTATGCAGCAGGTTTACGGGCTATGAAAAAAGCACATGATGGCGGATTTGCCAATGTCCTTTTCCTTGATGCAAAAGAAAAAAAATATATCGATGAAGCAGGTCCTGCCAATTTTTTTGGAATTAAAGGTAATACCTATATTACACCTGATTCTCCTACCATTCTGCCATCCATTACCAATAAAAGCCTTTGCCGTATTGCCGAAGATATTGGGATGAAAGTTGAAAGACGTCCGATTCCGGTCGAAGAGCTTTCAGAATTTGATGAGGCAGGAGCTTGTGGAACTGCTGCTATCATTTCTCCAATCAAACGTATTGTTGACGACAAAACCGGTAAAGAATATCTGTTTGGAAATGGAACCGAAGCTGGTCCTTGGTCAACAAAGCTGTACAAGACACTGCTGGGCATCCAATACGGTGAGATTGAAGACAAATATGGATGGACAGAGGTTGTGGAAATGTAG